One part of the Hydra vulgaris chromosome 01, alternate assembly HydraT2T_AEP genome encodes these proteins:
- the LOC136074258 gene encoding uncharacterized protein LOC136074258: MVERAHRGKKNNNNSPAYIYAKFYDWKDVQHVIHTFKNLINSKFMGMSIYVNQMYSPLLTARRNEALLTRKQLKANNVITSDFIAYPATLMLIHLNIASLSKHSDDLEQLLESANLEFNVIGLTETRLINNKTPVTNISLKDLNIYKSKELESVFVEIIIPKKHNIVVGCIYRHPLMMVEDFNNYYITPLLNKLSNENKMIFLMGDYNIDLLKMNILSTKEFLNLLTTNYFMPHIIHPTRILNNSKTLIDNIFSNVKLNDFTAGNILLQQTTTAISDHLPQFLFVPNILKTLTTKKIVMERNWKAFNEVSFVNDFNKTYKDISNKSNDCNYMLTKTINAVNELLDIHAPHRKLNKMDIKFMAKQWISDDLKLSIKHKNKESKKLYYTTYFTKNIKNIKSIWKGISSIINLNPNNHTALTILQQNKDSITNTKDIGNAFNNYFTTVGRDIHSKNPTSQNHFSDYLSNPNPNSFFIKPTDEYEIKIIMDSLDPCKSSGPNSIPIKILKLLRNEISIIFSNIFYISFSKGLFPNILKTAKVIPIFKKDSKLLVSNYRPISLLSNIEKILERLMFNQIYDFLKQANILCNLQFGFRSSYSTSLALINFTEYIRGAFDKGMFGCGVFIDLQKAFDTVDLNILLSKLSYYGIRGVINLWLKSFLSNRNQFVSINGTISNFCEINIGVPQGSVLGPLLFIIYINLNLSKAIKLCRVQHFADDTNLVCLSKPIKKMNKYVNYDLKKLCNWLNANKISLNSNKTELIVFKPRCNNIDSQLKIKLNGNKILPQKNINYLGIKIDESLTWKSHIKELSIKLNRSNAILSKIRYYVNEKTLKSIYFAIFNSHITYCCLSWPQKSPFLKQLYYY; this comes from the exons ATGGTTGAGCGAGCACATagaggtaaaaaaaacaacaacaattctCCCGCTTACATTTATGCAAAGTTCTACGACTGGAAAGATGTCCAACATGTTATTCATACTTTCAAAAATCTAATTAATTCTAAGTTTATGGGTATGAGTATTTATGTTAATCAAATGTACTCTCCCTTATTGACCGCTCGACGTAATGAGGCTCTGTTGACTCGGAAACAACTCAAAGCAAACAACGTAATAACATCTGATTTTATTGCTTATCCTGCAACGCTAATG CTCATTCATTTAAATATAGCATCCCTCTCTAAGCACTCTGATGATTTAGAACAGTTACTTGAATCTGCAAATCTTGAATTTAATGTAATAGGATTAACTGAAACAAGgttgattaataataaaactccAGTCACTAACATTTCTCTTAAAG ACCTCAACATATATAAATCCAAAGAACTTGAATCTGTCTTTGTAGAAATAATCATTCCTAAAAAGCATAACATCGTTGTTGGTTGTATATATAGACATCCACTAATGATGGTTGAGGATTTCAATAATTACTATATCACTCCGTTGCTTAATAAACTCTcgaatgaaaataaaatgatattctTAATGGGTGATTACAATATcgatcttttaaaaatgaatattctATCAACAAAAGAGTTTCTAAACTTGCTAACTACTAACTACTTTATGCCTCATATTATCCATCCAACACGTATATTAAACAACtctaaaactttaattgataatatattctcaaatgttaaattaaatgattttactGCAGGAAACATTTTACTGCAACAAACAACTACTGCCATATCTGATCACCTCCCTCAATTTCTATTTGTtcccaacattttaaaaactttgaccACCAAAAAAATAGTAATGGAAAGAAACTGGAAAGCATTTAATGAAGTATCATTTGTAAATGACTTCAACAAAACTTATAAAGATATCTCTAACAAATCTAATGATTGCAATTACATGCTTACTAAAACTATTAATGCTGTTAATGAACTGCTAGATATTCACGCACCTCAtagaaaacttaataaaatggataTTAAATTTATGGCCAAACAATGGATCTCTGATGACTTGAAACTGTCTatcaaacacaaaaataaa GAAAgcaaaaagttatattatactACCTATTTTactaagaatattaaaaatattaaatcaatttgGAAAGGTATCTCCAGTATTATTAATCTCAATCCAAATAATCACACTGCGCTAactattttacaacaaaacaaagATTCAATAACTAATACAAAGGATATTGGCAAtgcttttaacaattatttcacAACTGTTGGTAGAGACATCCATTCGAAAAATCCTACATCCCAAAATCACTTCTCTGATTATCTATCCAATCCTAATCCAAATTCCTTCTTTATTAAACCAACTgatgaatatgaaataaaaataataatggacTCGCTTGATCCATGCAAATCATCTGGGCCTAATAGCATAcctataaaaattctaaaacttcTTCGAAATGAAATCtctataattttttctaatatcttttatatttcattCTCCAAAGGATTATTTCCCAACATCCTAAAGACTGCTAAAGTTATACCTATCTTCAAAAAAGATTCTAAATTACTTGTATCTAACTATAGGCCAATATCTTTACTatcaaacattgaaaaaatcttGGAAAGGCTTATGTTCAATCAAATATATGACTTTCTTAAGCAAGCCAACATCCTCTGCAATCTTCAATTTGGTTTCAGGTCAAGTTATTCAACATCTCTTGCATTAATTAATTTCACTGAGTATATTAGAGGTGCCTTTGATAAAGGAATGTTTGGGTGTGGTGTATTTATTGACCTgcaaaaagcatttgacacagTAGATTTAAATATTCTTCTCAGCAAACTATCTTATTATGGTATAAGAGGTGTCATAAATTTATGGCTTAAGTCATTTCTCTCTAATAGAAATCAATTTGTTTCTATAAATGGAACAATTTCcaatttttgtgaaattaatATAGGTGTACCACAAGGGTCTGTACTGGgaccattattatttataatctaCATAAATCTAAATCTAtctaaagcaattaaattatgTAGAGTCCAgcattttgctgatgacacaaatctTGTTTGTCTCAGTaaacctattaaaaaaatgaacaaatatgTCAACTATGACCTCAAAAAACTTTGCAACTGGTTAAATGCCAATAAAATATCTCTTAACAGTAATAAAACTGAGCTAATAGTTTTCAAACCAAGATGCAATAATATAGACAGTCAACTCAAGATTAAATTAAATGGTAATAAAATACTCCCTCAAAAGAATATAAACTATCTTGGAATAAAAATAGATGAAAGCTTAACTTGGAAATCCCATATAAAGGAATTATCAATTAAACTAAACAGATCCAATGCTATCTTatctaaaataagatattatgttaatgaaaaaactttaaaatctatttattttgCTATATTCAACTCTCACATAACATATTGCTGCCTATCTTGGCCACAAAAATCACCCTTTCtaaaacaactatattattattaa
- the LOC136074259 gene encoding uncharacterized protein LOC136074259, producing MSGVGKTHIARKYCEISYNFYKNFVWIDATFGMLQTSMRNQCQILGLEIHDSKGDYFDIKVIVGKIHNYYKNEKTLYIFDNVDDESVKNLSMYISSKPNSFTLITSQWRMWSIHVNKMLVDVFSSEEAFAYVKNNTRESSDENIRNLIKELGYHPFAITQAIKYININKISIEKYKDRYRSKPSEMLDNNNFLTKEESAIKAINLVLTKLKKTKPFLFKLLNCLSHCDGQNISKQFITQISNQMEKNDESLIDEAIGLLMSYSLLNCFDDKKYTMHELTQLTCRCFQKRNSSTNIYLDLIENYFKVELNEVNDLMDYGNHFVFHFIYMFRANGKRFSETFHHMTTSIKKLLVCKGLFEEAIEIFKVVQNFNTETYGENDKITLDTKNNIASCLDNMGKYNEALEIYYSVDKIQTEILGINHPETMRTKHNIANCLFYIGKYNEALEIYYSVDKILTEILGINHPETMRTKCNIASCLHTMGKYNEALEIYYSVDKIQTEILGINHPSTLTTKHNIASCLHTMGKYNEALEIYYSVDKIQTEILGINHPSAITTKRNIASCLHTMGKYNEALEIYYSVDKIQTEILGINHPSTMITKHNIASCLDDMGKYNEALEIYYSVDKIQTEILGINHPDTMTLKNNIALCLYNIGKYNEEILLN from the coding sequence ATGTCGGGTGTCGGAAAGACACATATTGCCAGAAAATATTGTGAAATATCTTATAACTtctataaaaactttgtttggaTTGACGCAACATTTGGAATGTTACAAACTTCAATGAGAAATCAATGTCAAATATTAGGACTCGAGATTCATGATTCGAAAGGagattattttgatataaaagtgATTGTTGGAAAAATTCACAActattacaaaaatgaaaagacattgtatatttttgacaatgtCGATGATGAAAgtgttaaaaacttatcaatgtACATTTCAAGCAAACCGAATTCATTCACGTTGATTACCTCTCAATGGAGAATGTGGTCGATTCATGTAAATAAAATGCTAGTTGATGTATTTTCTTCTGAAGAAGCATTcgcttatgtaaaaaataatactagaGAAAGTAGCGACGAAAACATAAGAAACTTAATTAAAGAACTTGGTTATCATCCGTTTGCAATTACTCaggcaataaaatatataaatataaataaaatttcgatagaaaaatacaaagatCGATATAGATCGAAACCATCAGAAATGTTAGACAATAATAACTTTCTAACCAAAGAAGAATCTGCTATAAAAGCAATCAActtagttttaacaaaattaaaaaaaactaaaccttttctatttaaattattaaactgtTTATCTCATTGCGACGGTCAAAACATCAGTAAACAGTTTATAACACAAATCTCAAATCAAATGGAAAAAAACGACGAATCTTTAATAGATGAAGCTATTGGATTACTAATGAGTTATTCTTTACTAAACTGTTTcgatgataaaaaatatacaatgcACGAACTGACACAGTTAACATGTAGATGTTTTCAAAAGAGAAATTCAAGTACAAATATATATCTTGATTTaatcgaaaattattttaaagttgaattgAATGAAGTAAATGATCTCATGGATTACggaaatcattttgtttttcattttatctatATGTTTCGTGCTAACGGAAAAAGATTTTCGGAAACCTTCCATCATATGACgacttctattaaaaaattattagtatgtAAAGGTTTATTTGAAGAAGCAAtcgaaatatttaaagttgttcaaaattttaatacagaAACTTATGGTGAAAATGATAAAATCACGcttgatacaaaaaataatatcgcaagctgtttggacaatatgggaaaatataacgaagctttagaaatttattattctgttgataaaatacaaactgaaattttaggtatcaaccatccggaAACAATGagaacaaaacataatatcgcaaactgtttgTTCTATAtaggaaaatataacgaagctttagaaatttattattctgttgataaaatactaactgaaattttaggtatcaaccatccggaAACAATGAGAACAAAATGTAATATCGCAAGCTGTTTGCACAcaatgggaaaatataacgaagctttagaaatttattattctgttgataaaatacaaactgaaattttaggtatcaaccatccgtctacattgacaacaaaacataatatcgcaagcTGTTTGCACAcaatgggaaaatataacgaagctttagaaatttattattctgttgataaaatacaaactgaaattttaggtatcaaccatccgtctGCAATAACAACAAAACGTAATATCGCAAGCTGTTTGCACAcaatgggaaaatataacgaagctttagaaatttattattctgttgataaaatacaaactgaaattttaggtatcaaccatccgtctacaatgataacaaaacataatatcgcaagcTGTTTGGACGacatgggaaaatataacgaagctttagaaatttattattctgttgataaaatacaaactgaaattttaggtatcaaccatccggaTACAATgacattgaaaaataatatcgcaCTCTGTTTGTACAATATTGGAAAATATAATGAagaaattttacttaattaa
- the LOC136074260 gene encoding ARL14 effector protein-like: MAYMQQCSIRINLESECHLTIYISLLGIEPFEDIPEYKREILIWRTGLLIINVKPTTCLHHKHVYLKRYITKLTRCCNPFNTHNKVIKGSLCEINLDTAKYLWSKGKFIVLGEKLCPQCRHKLASSEESEENELEIKLTEDNMEREIILESTRPLLNSTLCKLEVSPLKVHLPKTSNKPSLGKRKIKQVKEAVIKKLATALQLKFKQKLGI, from the exons ATGGCATACATGCAACAGTGCTCCATCAGAATCAACCTAGAAAGTGAATGTCATCTCACAATATATATATCGTTGCTGGGAATTGAACCTTTTGAAGATATTCCTGaatataaaagagaaatattgATTTGGAGGACTGGGCTCTTAATAATAAATGTCAAACCAACAACTTGTCTCCatcataaacatgtttatttgaagcgttatataactaaattaacACGGTGCTGCAATCCATTTAATACTcataacaaagttataaaag GTAGTCTTTGTGAAATCAACTTGGATACAGCAAAGTACCTATGGAGTAAAGGCAAATTCATAGTTCTAGGTGAAAAACTTTGTCCACAATGCAGACATAAATTAGCATCAAGTGAAGAATCAGAAGAGAATGAGTTGGAGATAAAATTAACTGAAGATAATATGGAAAGAGAAATTATACTGGAATCAACAAGACCATTGCTCAACAGTACTTTATGCAAACTTGAAGTGTCTCCTCTAAAAGTTCATTTACCCAAAACCTCTAACAAGCCTTCACTTGGAAAGAGAAAGATAAAGCAAGTTAAAGAAGCAGTTATTAAGAAGCTTGCAACTGCTCTTCAATTGAAATTCAAACAAAAGCTAGGGATTTAG